In Phragmites australis chromosome 17, lpPhrAust1.1, whole genome shotgun sequence, the following are encoded in one genomic region:
- the LOC133896838 gene encoding putative uncharacterized protein YGR160W, giving the protein MAANDKDLASSSLVPAPDDDYIDWDLLMVDTEEEYEIEKEIANDEVITHAVHEEELISQAEGTTEDIVSDEAIAHLLAEELEMGSDSEIDDGEEEEEDEEMCGDSDTDDDDKEEEEMGGDSDVADEDRRRRRRRCATPT; this is encoded by the coding sequence ATGGCTGCCAATGACAAGGACCTAGCGTCATCGTCCTTGGTGCCAGCCCCCGATGATGACTACATCGATTGGGACCTCTTGATGGTGGATACAGAGGAGGAGTATGAGATAGAGAAAGAGATTGCCAACGACGAGGTGATCACTCATGCTGTCCATGAGGAGGAACTCATCAGCCAAGCCGAGGGAACAACAGAGGACATCGTTAGTGACGAGGCCATCGCACACCTCTTGGCGGAGGAGCTGGAGATGGGCAGCGACTCTGAGATCGatgacggcgaggaggaggaggaggatgaggagatgtgTGGTGACTCAGATACCGATGACgacgacaaggaggaggaggagatgggcggtGACTCTGATGTGGCCGACGAggataggaggaggaggaggaggagatgtgCGACTCCGACATGa